From one Cynocephalus volans isolate mCynVol1 chromosome X, mCynVol1.pri, whole genome shotgun sequence genomic stretch:
- the LOC134368602 gene encoding testis-specific Y-encoded protein 3-like, with protein MKAELGGTSEEASWTGVEAVQESEALAEREAAATGREVALVLFAAVEVVESLEALQLEMEPVNNQARTAFACLRQNLVQRRRTLLGHRRSIIQGIPGFWAKAIVNHPEMLAMISDEDEDLLSYVIDLEVEEIRHPIHCCKIMMFFRDNPYFRNKVIIKEYLINVTGYTASHSTPVQWYQDYEHEAYSRRHHNSSVNFFFNWFSDHNFAGSNRIAEIICEDLWLNPLRYHMRMQVPGQGTERA; from the exons ATGAag GCAGAGTTGGGTGGGACGTCCGAGGAGGCCTCCTGGACCGGGGTTGAAGCTGTGCAGGAAAGCGAggccttggcagagagggaggcggcgGCGACCGGGCGGGAGGTGGCGCTAGTTTTGTTTgcggcagtggaggtggtggag TCGCTGGAGGCCCTTCAGTTAGAGATGGAGCCCGTGAACAACCAAGCCAGGACGGCCTTTGCTTGTTTGAGGCAGAACCTGGTGCAGAGACGTAGGACTCTTCTCGGTCACCGAAGGTCCATCATCcagggcatccctggcttctgggccaaagcc attgtgaaccaccccgagatgttggccatgatcagcgatgaagatgaagacttgcttagctacgtgatcgacttggag gtggaggaaatcaggcatcccattcactgctgcaagatCATGATGTTCTTTCGGGACAACCCGTACTTCcggaataaagtgattattaaggaatatctcattaatgtcaccg gatatacggcatctcattccactccagttcagtggtatcaggattatgaacatgaggcttatagccgcaggcaccacaacagcagtgttaacttcttcttcaactggttttctgaccacaactttgcaggatctaacaggatcgctgag atcatctgtgaagacctatggctcaatcccctgcggtaccacatgaggatgcaggtgcctggacagggaaccgagagggca